The proteins below come from a single Azospirillaceae bacterium genomic window:
- a CDS encoding MoxR family ATPase yields the protein MTIVNALPASVDATAALLRRGDYVPDRALSTALFLALKLRRPLFLEGEAGVGKTEIAKVLGTTLGRDLVRMQCYEGLDVASAVYEWNYARQMVEIRLAEAAGGVDRDTLATDIFSERFLIRRPLLQALEPHAGGPPVLLIDELDRTDEPFEAFLLEVLSDYQITIPEMGTVQAAEPPLVIITSNRTREIHDALKRRCFYHWVDFPTPEREFEILQLKAPGADARLSAQVVRFVRHLRDMDLFKAPGVAETIDWAHALTQLDRMELEPGIIDDTLGTLLKYQDDIARIRGSEAARILAEVQQELASVRRP from the coding sequence ATGACCATCGTGAACGCCCTGCCCGCCTCCGTCGACGCGACCGCGGCCCTCCTCCGGCGCGGCGACTACGTGCCCGACCGGGCCCTGTCCACCGCCCTGTTCCTGGCGTTGAAGCTGAGGCGGCCGCTGTTCCTGGAGGGCGAGGCCGGCGTCGGCAAGACCGAGATCGCAAAGGTCCTGGGCACGACGCTGGGCCGGGATCTGGTGCGGATGCAATGTTACGAAGGCCTGGATGTGGCCTCGGCGGTGTACGAGTGGAATTATGCCCGGCAGATGGTCGAGATCCGCTTGGCCGAGGCCGCGGGCGGCGTGGACCGGGACACGCTCGCCACCGACATCTTCTCCGAGCGGTTCCTGATCCGGCGTCCGCTGCTGCAGGCCCTGGAGCCCCATGCGGGTGGCCCGCCGGTCCTGCTGATCGACGAGTTGGACCGCACCGACGAGCCGTTCGAAGCCTTCCTGCTGGAGGTGCTGTCGGATTACCAGATCACCATCCCCGAGATGGGGACGGTGCAGGCGGCGGAGCCGCCCCTGGTCATCATCACCTCCAACCGCACGCGCGAGATCCACGACGCGCTGAAGCGGCGCTGCTTCTACCACTGGGTCGATTTCCCAACTCCCGAGCGGGAGTTCGAGATCCTGCAACTCAAGGCACCGGGAGCCGACGCCCGCCTTTCGGCACAGGTGGTGCGGTTCGTCCGCCACCTGCGGGACATGGACCTGTTCAAGGCGCCGGGCGTGGCCGAGACGATCGACTGGGCCCATGCGCTGACCCAGCTCGACCGGATGGAGCTGGAGCCCGGCATCATCGACGATACGCTGGGCACCCTGCTGAAATACCAGGACGACATCGCCCGCATCCGCGGCAGCGAGGCCGCCCGCATCCTGGCCGAGGTGCAGCAGGAGCTGGCCTCGGTCCGCCGACCGTGA
- a CDS encoding XdhC family protein yields the protein MKPVPELEQAMAWLAEGRKVAIATVVSTWGSSPRPVGSQMVVDRDGRMAGSVSGGCIEGAVVHEAVKTMDDGEPRMLEFGVTDEMAWEVGLACGGRVQVYVEPVA from the coding sequence ATGAAACCGGTGCCGGAATTGGAACAGGCCATGGCATGGCTCGCCGAAGGGCGCAAGGTGGCCATCGCCACGGTCGTGTCGACCTGGGGCTCGTCCCCGCGCCCGGTGGGCAGCCAGATGGTGGTGGACCGGGACGGGCGCATGGCCGGATCGGTGTCCGGCGGCTGCATCGAAGGCGCCGTCGTCCACGAGGCGGTGAAGACGATGGACGACGGCGAACCGCGCATGCTGGAGTTCGGCGTCACCGACGAGATGGCCTGGGAGGTCGGGTTGGCCTGCGGCGGGCGCGTCCAGGTCTATGTCGAGCCGGTGGCATGA
- a CDS encoding aquaporin, which yields MEPTLAVKRLSALAQGNRLAVFRLLIKAGRDGLAAGEIARTLAIPPNTLSAQLAVLANAGLVTSWRDGRSIIYAADYGAMSALLLHLMEDCCHGHPEVCAPWPGRQASPPAATNPKGADVQDASLEPPLFPLGVRRRLVAEALGTALLLSIVIGSGVMGERLAGGNAALALLGNTLATGAGLMVLITILGPVSGAHFNPAVTLVFAIRREIAGRLAFGYVLAQGVGAVVGVWVAHAMFAEPILQLSVKLRDGPAQVLSEFVATFGLVATILCSVRFRPDATPLIVGLYITSAYWFTASTSFANPAVTVARALSDTFAGIAPGSVPAFIAAQLAGALAGGVLAGWLLKERTAS from the coding sequence ATGGAACCCACCCTTGCCGTCAAACGCCTGTCCGCTCTTGCCCAAGGCAACCGGTTGGCTGTCTTCCGCTTGCTGATCAAGGCCGGCCGTGATGGGCTGGCGGCCGGCGAGATCGCCAGGACATTGGCGATCCCCCCGAACACGCTGTCCGCCCAACTGGCGGTGCTTGCCAATGCCGGTTTGGTGACCAGTTGGCGCGACGGCCGGTCGATCATCTATGCCGCCGACTACGGCGCCATGAGCGCCCTGCTCCTTCATCTCATGGAGGACTGCTGCCATGGCCATCCGGAGGTCTGCGCCCCCTGGCCCGGGCGGCAAGCCTCGCCACCTGCTGCGACCAATCCGAAGGGGGCTGATGTGCAGGACGCCAGTCTGGAACCACCGCTGTTCCCCTTGGGCGTTAGGCGCCGTCTCGTTGCCGAGGCGTTGGGAACGGCGCTGCTGCTGTCGATCGTCATCGGCTCCGGGGTCATGGGCGAGCGGCTGGCTGGCGGCAATGCCGCCCTCGCCCTGCTCGGCAACACCCTCGCCACCGGCGCCGGCCTGATGGTGCTGATCACCATCTTAGGCCCGGTTTCGGGGGCGCACTTCAATCCCGCGGTGACGCTGGTCTTTGCCATCCGGCGCGAGATCGCCGGGCGGCTTGCCTTCGGCTACGTACTCGCCCAAGGGGTCGGCGCGGTTGTCGGCGTCTGGGTTGCCCACGCCATGTTCGCCGAGCCGATCCTTCAGCTGTCGGTCAAGCTGCGCGACGGGCCAGCCCAGGTGCTCTCGGAATTCGTCGCGACGTTCGGCCTCGTCGCGACCATCCTTTGCTCGGTAAGGTTCCGGCCCGATGCGACGCCGCTGATCGTCGGGCTCTACATCACCTCGGCCTACTGGTTCACGGCGTCGACCTCGTTCGCCAACCCGGCCGTGACCGTCGCGCGGGCGCTGTCGGACACCTTCGCCGGAATCGCGCCTGGATCGGTGCCGGCTTTCATCGCCGCCCAACTCGCCGGTGCCCTGGCCGGCGGTGTTCTGGCCGGCTGGCTTCTCAAGGAGCGGACCGCATCATGA
- the arsC gene encoding arsenate reductase (glutaredoxin) (This arsenate reductase requires both glutathione and glutaredoxin to convert arsenate to arsenite, after which the efflux transporter formed by ArsA and ArsB can extrude the arsenite from the cell, providing resistance.), which produces MTDDFPILTYHNPACGTSRNVLAMIEAAGYAPTVVNYLEVGWTRPQLEELFGRMGIRPREALRGKGTPAAELGLLDPGVGDDELLDAMVAHPILVNRPIVVTPKGVKLCRPSEVVLDLLDRRPASFTKEDGEIVIAGAADRGAP; this is translated from the coding sequence ATGACCGACGATTTCCCGATCCTCACCTACCACAACCCGGCCTGCGGTACGTCCCGCAACGTCCTGGCCATGATCGAGGCGGCGGGTTATGCGCCGACCGTCGTGAACTACCTTGAAGTGGGCTGGACGCGTCCGCAGCTCGAAGAACTCTTCGGTCGAATGGGTATCCGGCCGCGCGAGGCGCTTCGCGGGAAGGGAACGCCGGCCGCCGAACTCGGTCTGCTCGATCCAGGCGTTGGCGACGACGAGCTTCTCGACGCAATGGTGGCACATCCGATCCTGGTGAACCGGCCGATCGTCGTTACGCCGAAGGGCGTGAAGCTATGCCGGCCATCGGAAGTCGTATTGGATCTTCTGGACCGGCGGCCGGCCTCCTTCACGAAGGAGGATGGTGAAATCGTCATTGCGGGTGCCGCTGACCGCGGCGCGCCGTAG
- a CDS encoding xanthine dehydrogenase family protein molybdopterin-binding subunit — MAPLDGIGASLRRKEDQRFLTGKGRYTDDFNRQGQLHAYFVRSPHAHARIRGIDTTAALAAPGVVAVFTGADTKAIGGLICGWMIHSKDGTPMNAGSHRPLAEDKVRYVGDHVAIVIAESHAQAKDAAELVEVDYEPLPAVVETAKARAPGAPLVHDEIPRNTCYEWSLGDKAATDAAFAQAEHVTRVELVNNRLIPNAIEPRAAIGEYDSGTDQLTLYTTSQNPHVARLVISAFNGIAPEHKLRVIAPDVGGGFGSKIFIYAEEVVCLWAARQIGRPVKWVAERSESFLCDAHGRDHVTTAELAVDRDGTIRGLRVHTTANLGAYLSTFASCVPTYLYAPLLSGQYRIPAIYAEVDGVYTHTAPVDAYRGAGRPEATYVVERIVETAARELGMDPVAFRKKNFIPPDAFPYQTPVIMTYDSGQYEKCIDEACRIADYAGFQARKAEAAARGKLRGIGFSSYIEACGLAPSAAVGSLGAGVGLWESAKVRFNPTGNVLLYTGSHSHGQGHETTFAQLLSTYLGVPADQVEVIHGDTEKTPFGMGTYGSRSLAVGGSAIVKACEKLIDKGRKIAAHLLEAAEGDIEFKDGRFTVVGTDRSKTIQEIAFTAYVPHNYPAGLEPGFEESAFYDPSNFTFPSGTQVCEVEINPDTGETEIVSFTAVDDFGKIINPMIVEGQVHGGIAQGVGQALLEGCVYDPGSGQLLTGSYMDYAMPRAVTLPQIKVGLVETPCPHNPLGAKGCGEAGAIAAPAAVMNAITDAIGKPIQMPATPEKVWRAIHATA; from the coding sequence ATGGCACCCTTGGATGGCATCGGCGCTTCACTGCGCCGCAAGGAGGACCAACGTTTCCTGACCGGCAAGGGCCGGTACACCGACGATTTCAATCGCCAGGGGCAGCTGCACGCGTATTTCGTCCGCTCGCCCCACGCCCATGCCCGGATCCGCGGGATCGACACGACGGCGGCCCTGGCGGCCCCCGGTGTGGTGGCGGTGTTCACCGGCGCCGACACGAAGGCGATCGGCGGCCTGATCTGCGGCTGGATGATCCATTCCAAGGACGGCACGCCGATGAACGCCGGCTCGCACCGTCCGCTGGCCGAGGACAAGGTCCGCTACGTGGGCGACCACGTGGCCATCGTGATCGCCGAAAGCCACGCGCAGGCGAAGGACGCGGCGGAACTTGTCGAGGTCGACTACGAACCGTTGCCGGCGGTCGTGGAAACCGCCAAGGCACGCGCACCGGGCGCCCCGCTCGTCCACGACGAAATCCCGCGGAACACCTGCTACGAGTGGTCGCTCGGCGACAAGGCCGCGACCGACGCCGCCTTCGCGCAGGCCGAGCATGTCACCCGGGTCGAGCTGGTGAACAACCGGCTGATCCCCAACGCGATCGAACCGCGAGCCGCCATCGGCGAGTACGACAGCGGCACCGACCAGTTGACGCTCTACACGACCAGCCAGAACCCGCACGTGGCCCGGCTGGTCATTTCGGCCTTCAACGGCATCGCGCCCGAGCACAAGCTGCGCGTCATCGCCCCCGACGTGGGCGGCGGTTTCGGGTCCAAGATCTTCATCTACGCCGAGGAGGTGGTCTGTCTCTGGGCCGCGCGGCAAATCGGCCGGCCGGTCAAGTGGGTCGCCGAGCGGTCGGAAAGCTTCCTGTGCGACGCGCACGGCCGCGACCACGTGACGACGGCCGAATTGGCGGTGGACCGGGACGGCACCATCCGCGGGCTTCGGGTCCACACCACGGCGAACCTGGGCGCCTACCTGTCCACCTTCGCCTCGTGCGTGCCCACCTACCTCTATGCGCCGCTGCTGTCCGGGCAGTACCGGATCCCGGCGATCTATGCCGAGGTGGACGGCGTCTACACCCACACGGCTCCGGTCGACGCATACCGCGGCGCCGGCCGGCCCGAGGCGACCTATGTCGTCGAGCGGATCGTCGAGACGGCGGCGCGCGAGCTGGGCATGGATCCGGTCGCGTTCCGGAAGAAGAACTTCATTCCGCCGGACGCCTTCCCGTACCAGACGCCGGTCATCATGACCTACGACAGCGGCCAGTACGAGAAGTGCATCGACGAGGCATGCCGCATCGCGGACTACGCCGGCTTCCAGGCCCGCAAGGCCGAAGCGGCGGCGCGCGGCAAGCTCCGCGGCATCGGCTTTTCCAGCTATATCGAGGCGTGCGGCCTCGCCCCGTCGGCCGCCGTCGGCTCGTTGGGCGCCGGCGTGGGCCTTTGGGAAAGCGCCAAGGTCCGCTTCAATCCGACCGGCAACGTGCTGCTGTACACCGGCTCGCACAGCCACGGCCAGGGGCACGAGACCACCTTCGCTCAGCTCCTGTCCACATACCTGGGCGTGCCGGCCGATCAGGTCGAGGTGATCCACGGCGACACCGAGAAGACACCCTTCGGCATGGGCACCTACGGTTCGCGTTCGCTCGCGGTCGGTGGCTCCGCCATCGTCAAGGCATGCGAAAAGCTGATCGACAAGGGTCGTAAGATCGCCGCCCATCTGCTGGAAGCGGCGGAAGGCGACATCGAGTTCAAGGACGGCAGGTTCACCGTTGTCGGCACCGACCGGTCGAAGACGATCCAGGAGATCGCGTTCACCGCCTATGTGCCGCACAACTACCCCGCCGGCCTGGAGCCCGGGTTCGAGGAAAGCGCCTTCTACGACCCGTCGAACTTCACGTTCCCGTCGGGCACCCAGGTCTGCGAAGTCGAAATCAACCCCGACACGGGCGAGACCGAGATCGTCAGCTTCACGGCCGTCGACGATTTCGGAAAGATCATCAACCCGATGATCGTCGAGGGACAGGTGCACGGCGGCATCGCCCAGGGCGTCGGGCAGGCCTTGCTGGAAGGGTGCGTGTACGACCCGGGCAGCGGCCAGTTGTTGACGGGGTCCTACATGGACTACGCGATGCCGCGCGCGGTCACCCTGCCGCAGATCAAGGTGGGCTTGGTCGAGACCCCCTGCCCCCACAACCCGTTGGGGGCGAAGGGCTGCGGCGAGGCCGGCGCCATTGCGGCACCCGCGGCGGTGATGAACGCCATCACCGATGCCATCGGCAAGCCGATCCAGATGCCGGCCACGCCTGAAAAGGTGTGGCGGGCCATTCACGCCACCGCCTGA
- a CDS encoding xanthine dehydrogenase family protein subunit M, whose protein sequence is MYAFEYHRPSSLAEVTALLSKAEDGKLLAGGQTYIPTLKQRLARPSDVIDLGRVAELKGIREEGGAVVVGAMATHAEVTASDVVRRMIPGLAELAGKIGDPQVRARGTIGGSLANNDPAADYPAAVLALNATVHTNTRTIAADDFLLGMFETALEPGEIITAVRFPKADKAAYEKFRHPASRYAVVGVMVARTGGQVRVGVTGAAPCAYRWTEAEQALSSSWNPSAVDGLAVDPSEMNSDLHASSEYRAHLVRVMTKRAVEAAG, encoded by the coding sequence ATGTACGCGTTCGAATACCACAGGCCCTCGTCGCTGGCCGAGGTCACCGCCCTTCTGTCGAAGGCGGAGGACGGCAAGCTGTTGGCGGGGGGCCAAACCTACATCCCGACCCTCAAGCAGCGTCTCGCCAGGCCGTCGGACGTCATCGACCTTGGCCGTGTCGCCGAGTTGAAGGGCATCCGGGAAGAGGGCGGCGCGGTCGTCGTCGGCGCCATGGCGACCCACGCCGAGGTGACCGCCTCGGATGTCGTGCGCCGGATGATCCCCGGCTTGGCCGAACTGGCCGGGAAGATCGGCGACCCGCAGGTGCGCGCCCGTGGCACCATCGGTGGCTCCCTCGCCAACAACGATCCGGCCGCCGACTATCCCGCGGCGGTCCTGGCGTTGAATGCGACCGTGCACACAAACACCCGCACCATCGCCGCCGACGACTTCCTCCTCGGGATGTTCGAAACCGCCCTGGAACCCGGCGAGATCATCACGGCCGTCCGCTTCCCGAAGGCCGACAAGGCGGCCTATGAGAAGTTCCGCCACCCCGCCAGCCGGTACGCTGTCGTTGGGGTGATGGTTGCCAGGACCGGCGGCCAGGTCCGGGTGGGCGTCACGGGGGCTGCGCCCTGCGCCTACCGTTGGACGGAGGCCGAACAGGCGCTTTCGTCCAGCTGGAACCCGTCCGCGGTGGACGGCCTGGCGGTCGATCCGTCCGAAATGAACAGCGATCTTCACGCCTCGTCCGAGTACCGCGCCCATCTGGTCAGGGTCATGACCAAGCGGGCCGTCGAAGCGGCGGGCTGA
- a CDS encoding molybdopterin-binding/glycosyltransferase family 2 protein, giving the protein MRFGTLSLDEAEGAILAHSLKLGGLAFKKGRRLSASDVAALRTAGVADVVAAKLEDGDVAEDEAADRIAAAIAGPGLSRGAAFTGRVNLFAAARGLLWVDVDRLDRLNLLNEAVTVATLPAYAPLEARQMAATVKIIPFAAPSKAVEAVERMVAEGGPLVALRPFRGRRVGLVQTRLPGMKDSVLDKTVEATRERLVTVEGTLLPDRRTAHTAAEVAAAVEALRDEGAGLILVAGASAIADRRDVLPAGIEQAGGRVEHFGMPVDPGNLLLVARLGEVPVLGLPGCARSPKLNGFDWVLQRLMADVPVTRADIMRMGVGGLLAEIPSRPLPRAQASPGPAPAHTGAPRVAALVLAAGRSTRMGGPNKLLVEVEGQPMLVHAVDAALRSQAAPVVVVTGHQGDDVASALAGRDVTLVPNPEFAAGLSSSLRAGLARVPAEADAVIVQLGDMPKVGPDLLNRLIAAYNPTEGRAICVPTVEGKRGNPVLWDRRFFLEMAAVEGDVGARHLIGAHADLVCEVPVDGDAPLVDLDTPEALAAFHAAGEPAG; this is encoded by the coding sequence ATGAGGTTCGGAACCCTCTCCCTGGACGAGGCCGAAGGGGCGATCCTGGCCCACTCCCTGAAGCTGGGCGGGCTTGCGTTCAAGAAGGGCCGCCGGCTCAGCGCGTCGGATGTGGCCGCCCTGCGGACGGCGGGCGTCGCCGATGTCGTTGCGGCGAAGCTCGAGGACGGCGATGTCGCGGAGGACGAGGCCGCCGACCGGATTGCCGCCGCCATTGCCGGGCCCGGCTTGAGCCGGGGCGCGGCCTTCACCGGCCGGGTCAACCTGTTCGCTGCGGCGCGGGGCCTGCTGTGGGTCGATGTGGACCGGCTCGACCGCCTGAACCTGTTGAACGAGGCCGTGACCGTCGCCACGCTCCCGGCCTATGCGCCCCTGGAGGCGCGGCAGATGGCGGCGACCGTCAAGATCATCCCCTTCGCCGCCCCGTCCAAGGCGGTGGAGGCGGTCGAACGGATGGTGGCGGAGGGTGGTCCCCTGGTCGCACTTCGGCCGTTCCGCGGGCGCCGGGTCGGGCTTGTCCAGACACGCCTGCCGGGCATGAAGGACAGTGTGCTGGACAAGACCGTGGAGGCCACCCGCGAACGTTTGGTCACGGTCGAGGGTACGTTGCTGCCCGACCGGCGGACCGCGCACACGGCCGCGGAGGTTGCCGCGGCCGTCGAGGCGCTGCGGGACGAGGGCGCCGGCCTGATCCTGGTGGCCGGGGCATCGGCCATCGCCGACCGTCGCGACGTGCTGCCGGCCGGCATCGAGCAGGCCGGTGGCCGGGTCGAGCATTTCGGGATGCCGGTGGATCCCGGGAACCTGCTGCTGGTGGCGCGCCTTGGCGAGGTCCCGGTGCTGGGGCTGCCGGGGTGCGCCCGCTCGCCGAAGCTCAACGGTTTCGACTGGGTTCTGCAACGGCTGATGGCCGACGTGCCGGTCACCCGGGCCGACATCATGCGGATGGGCGTGGGCGGCCTGCTGGCGGAGATCCCCAGCCGCCCCCTGCCCCGCGCCCAGGCGTCGCCGGGACCGGCGCCTGCCCATACCGGAGCCCCCAGGGTGGCCGCCCTGGTCCTGGCCGCGGGCCGTTCGACGCGGATGGGCGGACCGAACAAGCTGCTGGTCGAGGTCGAGGGGCAGCCCATGCTCGTCCATGCGGTCGATGCCGCACTGCGATCCCAGGCCGCGCCGGTCGTGGTGGTGACGGGGCATCAGGGCGACGACGTGGCCTCCGCCTTGGCAGGCCGGGATGTGACCCTCGTCCCCAACCCCGAATTCGCCGCCGGCCTCAGTTCCTCGCTGCGTGCCGGACTTGCCCGCGTGCCCGCCGAGGCCGATGCCGTGATCGTGCAGCTGGGCGACATGCCGAAAGTCGGCCCGGACCTGCTGAACCGGCTGATCGCCGCTTACAACCCGACCGAGGGCCGCGCGATCTGCGTTCCGACCGTCGAGGGCAAGCGCGGGAACCCCGTGCTGTGGGACCGCCGGTTCTTCCTGGAAATGGCGGCGGTCGAAGGCGACGTCGGTGCGCGCCACCTGATCGGCGCGCATGCGGATCTGGTGTGCGAGGTTCCGGTGGACGGGGATGCCCCGCTGGTGGACCTGGACACGCCCGAGGCGCTTGCAGCATTTCATGCGGCCGGAGAACCCGCGGGCTGA
- a CDS encoding VWA domain-containing protein translates to MTVLPETAAGEGRLARNIVQFGRVLRRAGLPVGPAKILRAVEAVEAAGVGTREDFYWALHAVFVNRRDQREIFDQAFHVFWRNPHLLERMLSVVLPPTPGTQTPDDNKLNRRVADAMTPEKRPGQAEAQRPRETDEAEVDAAFTWSGREQLRSMDFEQMSAEEIARAKAVIARMRLPVTAVPTRRLMRDPNGPRVDLRATMRRSVRGGGQAVALERRRRRTRHPPLVVLCDISGSMSRYSRMLLHFLHAVTNDRNRVHTFLFGTRLTNVTRALRNKDVDVALARIGTQVKDWSGGTRIGACLAEFNRLWSRRVLGQGPVVLLITDGLDRDAGAGLAAEMERLHKSCRRLIWLNPLLRWEGFAPKSSGIRAMLPHVDDFRSAHSLDSLEDLARLLAVEGPRRHEGMVRWLREVA, encoded by the coding sequence GTGACCGTCCTGCCGGAGACGGCCGCGGGCGAGGGCCGGCTCGCCCGCAACATCGTGCAATTCGGCCGCGTGCTGCGGCGCGCCGGCCTGCCGGTCGGTCCGGCCAAGATCCTGCGGGCGGTGGAGGCGGTGGAAGCCGCGGGCGTCGGCACGCGGGAGGATTTCTATTGGGCACTGCATGCGGTGTTCGTGAACCGGCGGGATCAGCGCGAGATCTTCGACCAGGCGTTCCATGTGTTCTGGCGCAATCCGCACCTTCTGGAACGGATGCTGTCGGTGGTCCTGCCGCCAACGCCGGGGACCCAGACGCCCGACGACAACAAGCTGAACCGGCGCGTCGCCGACGCCATGACGCCCGAGAAGCGCCCCGGTCAGGCCGAGGCGCAGCGCCCGCGGGAGACGGACGAGGCGGAGGTTGACGCCGCCTTCACCTGGTCCGGGCGGGAGCAGCTGCGCAGCATGGACTTCGAGCAGATGAGCGCGGAGGAGATCGCCCGCGCCAAGGCCGTCATCGCACGCATGCGGCTTCCGGTCACGGCGGTCCCCACACGCCGCCTCATGCGCGACCCCAACGGGCCCAGGGTCGACCTGCGCGCCACCATGCGGCGCAGTGTGCGTGGCGGGGGGCAGGCGGTTGCGCTGGAGCGGCGGCGGCGGCGCACACGGCATCCGCCCCTTGTGGTCCTGTGCGACATCTCCGGCTCGATGAGCCGCTATTCCCGGATGCTGCTGCATTTTCTGCACGCGGTGACCAACGACCGGAACCGGGTCCACACCTTCCTGTTCGGTACACGGCTGACCAATGTGACCCGGGCCTTGCGGAACAAGGACGTGGATGTGGCGCTGGCGAGGATCGGGACCCAGGTCAAGGACTGGTCCGGCGGGACGCGGATCGGCGCCTGCCTGGCGGAGTTCAACCGCTTGTGGTCGCGCCGGGTGCTGGGCCAGGGGCCGGTGGTCCTTTTGATCACCGACGGCCTGGACCGGGATGCCGGTGCCGGCCTCGCCGCCGAAATGGAACGGCTGCACAAGAGCTGCCGGCGGTTGATCTGGCTGAACCCGTTGTTGCGCTGGGAAGGGTTCGCCCCGAAATCCTCGGGCATCCGCGCCATGCTGCCCCATGTGGACGATTTCCGGTCGGCCCACAGCCTGGACAGCCTGGAGGATCTGGCGCGCCTGCTGGCGGTGGAGGGACCGCGCCGGCACGAAGGCATGGTGCGATGGCTGAGGGAGGTCGCATGA
- a CDS encoding (2Fe-2S)-binding protein produces MTVNGKPVSKTVEGRTLLVQFLREQLGLTGTHVGCDTSQCGACVVHVDGRSVKSCTLFAAQADGATVTTIEGLAAPDGTLHPMQAAFREHHALQCGFCTPGMVMSAVDLVNRHPDGLTEHAVRDGLEGNLCRCTGYHNIVKAVLAGATAMQTPKAKAAE; encoded by the coding sequence ATGACGGTGAACGGCAAGCCGGTCTCGAAAACGGTCGAGGGCCGGACGCTGCTCGTCCAGTTCCTGCGCGAACAGCTCGGCCTGACGGGCACCCATGTCGGGTGCGACACCAGCCAGTGCGGTGCCTGCGTCGTCCATGTGGATGGCCGGTCGGTGAAGTCGTGCACCCTGTTCGCCGCCCAGGCCGACGGCGCCACGGTCACCACCATCGAGGGGCTGGCGGCCCCGGACGGCACGCTGCACCCCATGCAGGCCGCCTTCCGCGAGCACCACGCGCTCCAATGCGGCTTCTGCACGCCCGGCATGGTCATGAGCGCCGTCGATCTGGTCAACCGCCATCCCGACGGGCTGACCGAACACGCCGTGCGCGACGGGCTGGAGGGCAACCTGTGCCGCTGCACGGGCTACCACAACATCGTCAAGGCGGTGCTGGCGGGGGCGACGGCCATGCAGACCCCCAAGGCGAAGGCCGCCGAATAA
- a CDS encoding XdhC family protein: MKRALLDRLLAARAAKRPVAQVTDLQTGLATLVFEDAVHGDFEPARELLAEARRRLKADQSGMVESGGGRAFVHVHNPPLRLIVVGAVHIAQPLVSMAVVAGYDVTVVDPRRAFASDERFPGVAVSTGWPDEALTALNPDIRTAVVTLTHDPKLDDPALIVAVRSPAFYVGALGSRKTHARRVERLTAAGLAPAEIGRIHGPVGLPIEAVSPAEIAVSILAQITQVLRAGAKAHG; the protein is encoded by the coding sequence ATGAAGCGCGCCCTTCTCGACCGGTTGCTGGCCGCCCGTGCCGCCAAGCGCCCCGTCGCCCAGGTCACGGACCTGCAGACCGGGTTGGCGACCCTGGTGTTCGAGGACGCCGTGCACGGCGACTTCGAGCCGGCACGCGAACTGCTCGCCGAGGCCCGCCGGCGGCTCAAGGCGGACCAGAGCGGTATGGTCGAGAGCGGCGGCGGCCGTGCCTTCGTGCATGTCCACAACCCGCCGCTCCGTCTCATCGTCGTTGGCGCGGTCCACATCGCCCAGCCGTTGGTGTCGATGGCGGTTGTCGCAGGGTACGACGTGACGGTGGTCGATCCGCGGCGCGCCTTTGCCAGCGACGAGCGGTTTCCCGGCGTGGCGGTTTCGACCGGGTGGCCGGACGAGGCGCTCACCGCCCTGAACCCGGACATCCGCACCGCGGTCGTGACCCTGACCCATGATCCCAAGTTGGACGATCCGGCGCTGATCGTGGCCGTCCGCTCGCCGGCCTTCTACGTCGGCGCGCTGGGCAGCCGGAAGACCCATGCCCGGCGGGTCGAACGCCTGACCGCGGCCGGATTAGCACCGGCGGAGATCGGGCGTATTCACGGGCCGGTGGGCCTGCCCATCGAAGCCGTCAGCCCGGCGGAGATCGCGGTTTCCATCCTGGCGCAGATCACGCAGGTCCTGCGCGCCGGCGCCAAGGCGCACGGGTGA